The Acanthochromis polyacanthus isolate Apoly-LR-REF ecotype Palm Island chromosome 10, KAUST_Apoly_ChrSc, whole genome shotgun sequence genome includes the window ATTTTGAGTCACTCTGGACCATTTTGGACACGATTTGagtatttttgacaaatttcatttcatttattcttttccatggtgatgcattaaaaaaaatcaacaaatggatACAATTTATAAAGCACAGAATATGCACATCCCATGTACAAGAACAGGAGTAGGATGAAGAATAAGTCAAAATCAACAAATCTGTTCTTTAGGAACCTTCTAAGATCATTTCACTAAGCTGGAGGCGTTTTATTCTCCATTTATGTTAGATATCGGTGTTGTGCTTTTATAAGTTGTCCTCTATAATAAAACACCTATTTATTGGAGTTGAAGagtcatttgttttattgctgtctgttttccagcctgACAGTCCCTACCAGGGCGGCGTATTTTTCCTGACCATTCATTTCCCTACAGATTATCCCTTCAAACCACCCAAGGTCAGTGAACGCCTCACGTCCTCTCACTGAACTTCTCAgctatttaaaaatgttctgcttGACGTGTTGCtgataaataaagaaaagtttACCTTTGTTTAGTGTATTTCTGCTGTTGACTGATCTGTTGACTGTTTCTGCTCGTTTCCACTTCAGGTCGCCTTCACAACCAGAATTTATCACCCAAATATTAACAGTAACGGCAGCATCTGCTTGGATATATTGAGATCACAGTGGTCTCCAGCATTAACTATCTCTAAAGGTGAGAAACGGCAAAGAAATGCAGCGTTTCATTCACAGATAACGGTGATTAGTGAGAGAATAAAGACAAACacttttttactgcatttttactaCAAGACACggttaaaaaagttaaaattaatCCTGTCCTCATATTTAGAGGCATCTAAATGAATCAATGACTGaataaaatgattcatttatttgctttttaatcagttttagtCTCCTAAATGATTTCCGTGAtgaccagcaggtggcgctgttgGCTGCTTGTTGCAGCTTCACAGTGATTTTTAGAGttctaaatctaaaaaaattagattttaatcCGATTTTAAGACATAAATGTCCTGTTAAAGGAAATAGCcaatatttgtatttaaaaactGTAGATTCTGCAGAAACctctaaaaatgtttcatttatttataaaagtTGAGCTGAATGTTAAAAAACGTCTTTTAATCACTTGTCttcagattttcagtttaatttattgatGCCTGTAAACGGTTTGAAAAGTTGAAGATTAATAGTTTTTTTGCagcaaaagcaaaattaaagtgaaacacacagaataaagttttatttaaagtgaaatgacagatttggttgttttctaaTCACACGACTGATGTGTTCAAAGACCGTTGGAACGTTGAaaattgttgctgtttttggaAGCAGAGCGGATTAGAGCGCTCCTAAAATACCACAGAAATCATAAACTCCTCTTCTAACCTCCTcgtgtcatttttaatcattttcagttcattctgaccacatttcagtcattttgggtcttttgtcatctggagaagacttttgtcatttctgacaatgtttGTATGATTCTGGATCCTTTTCTGCAATTCTGGATCATTCCCAAGTCATTTGAGACATTTGGATGATTTTAAAGCATCCTGGACAAATTTTCACTCATTCTACGTCATTTTTAAGGATTTGAGAGAAATTCTGAATTTTCgtgtcattctgaacaaatgACTTcttattttggatcattttaagtcattttaggcaaattttgagtcgttttgtaaaatttttaaagcatcttggacaaattttgtgtcattctctTTCAGTTTACTTCTATAAagatttaagtaattttggacgattttttgggatattttgagaaaattttagtcggattttttttttctggggaattttctgtaattctggatcattttggaCCCAGTTTGGATCGTTTGTATAACTGACGTTGTTGTGTTGATGCAGTGAATCCAGTGAATGTGTTGTGTGGTGATGAAGGTGAGCCGTTGTGTAaccgctgctctctctctctctgcagtccTTTTGTCCATTTGTTCTCTGTTATGTGACCCGAACCCTGACGACCCGTTAGTGCCAGAGATCGCTCGCATCTACAAAACAGACCCAGTAAGGTGAGTTCACAGCTGGAGGAAGGAACGGCTTCAGCGGTCAGAGATGAAGTCAGGTCAGCAGCTGGAGCTCCGCCTGATCAGCAGCAGTTTAAGGAGCTTTAACCCACTGTCTGCTGCTTGGTCTCAGGTATAACAGACTAGCCAGGGAGTGGACAGAGAAGTATGCCATGCTGTGAGGGTAAGACCAGTCTGCTCCTCTGTCAGCAAAAAGGCTCATTTTGTACCAAAATCACTCAGTTTTTACCCCAcagacctcctcagaacatctggttcttcatctgcagtaacttcagagttctaccttcagtcCACAGAGGAGGCTCCACATTTAtcactttaatggactttttccatcagttCTGATCCTCACaacttaaaaactgaaaaagatgtaaaataaccagaatgtgactcaaaatgaccataaaaacacatcagaagCCGCGACACAAAACACCGACAGTGAGTTCACATAAACACTCAGATGAATAAATCAACCAAAGTTTACTTAAATTAGATGAAAAAATCACAAAGATGCCACAATGTGActcaaaatgagcagaaaaagaTGCCGATGTCCAAATCTATCACTTTTTAAATTAACCATAAAAAGAGACCAAATCCCAAAAAAGGGCCAAAATTActaaagagaaacacaaaatcaccacaaaaggtcaaaactaccacaaatagacacaaaaagggtccaaattactacaaaattagcccaaatcaccacaaaaacaggtgaaaattccacagaaagacacaaaattatgtaaaattatcacaaaaagacctcaaatcaccacaaaaaccaATGAATATACCACAAAAAACACTCACAATCTGAACTAAAAGAATcagaattaccacaaaaagagacaacagtgaaacaaacagggtctcctcctaaatgtcgtGGTTCTGTCTGCTGGAAAAGTCCATTAAAGGTGAGAAATGTGGAGCCTCCTCTGTGgactgaaggtagaactctgatcactgatgaaggtactgcagatgaagaaccagatgttctggtggtttttttgttagattttctATAAAATGAGCCAAACGTGTGAACGTTGAAGCAAAGCATGGCTCCACATGTGGTTTCTGCTGCATGCAGCACAGTCTGACATAATACGGTTCAGAAAACACCTGCAGACTGTGTGCTTGGTGAAATGAACGTACAAAGTAAAGTATTCATTGGATTAAATGAAGTCAGAGGGATGTAGACGAGGATGTATGAGGAAAACAAACACCattatttcctttaaaatgaTCAATACTGACGGATGCAGCTGTGAGGTGgttttctttcatctgtttcccacttttagctttttattttatgtcaCAGAAACTCAAGCAGCCAAAATAAACCTTACAACCGTTTTCTACAtccgttaccatggagatctatgGATTAGGATCACAGGTTAAAATAGAATATTCAGATGCtgacttttctgtctctctgagctgctgcagctttttgatttttagtttaaattagacgtgaaacagcagctcagtgaTGGCCAATCagagtccaggtgtgtgttgtgtttgcgGCATGGCATCGTTCCGGAAACGCGTCACGCTGCCGCCGCTGATCACCTGTTTCATCCCTGCAGGTACAACAAGACAGCTCAGGACTGGACGCAGAAATACGCCATGTGACCCGCCGCCGCCGCTCGCTGCTGGATTAACGGTTTGATCCTCATGTGGCCACGCCCCCTTTTCACCGCCGTATCCGCAGTTTGTTcacgtttttgtttgtttctttcgtCCCGACGCTTTTAAATTCGAGGACTCTTCGCTGTGAATGTGCCAACtgcaaaactaaaagaaaaaacccACGAAGAAGAGTGGACCGGAGGCCGTTCCAGCGGCGGGAGGACgccaatcaataatcaataatgcATGTCAGCGATGGGTTCACGTGCTGCTGAGAACACACGTgtccacttttaaaaaaagaggctTTTTCTGGGTtccttcttgttttttgtttctagaCGAGCCGTTAGTTCATCCTTCATCCAACACTGTCTCCggtttttgcactgaaaagaaaaaagctctCAGCGGCTGATCGATCAACTAATAGCTCTGTGACGTTTTTCTCAATAAAGTTGAACAAATTGCACTTTTTCCTCTCATCCTGTTTTTACTTTGACGCTTGTGTTTGAAGCTGATGATGGATTTCTACTTTATTCTCTGATTTCTGAATTTAAATGACCAGAAATGACTTcattctgatttgattttggccCAAAAATCCATCATCAATAGTTTTTATTGATCAGTGAACTCCTGGAAAACTCGCCTCAGTTCTACTGTGATGCTGAGAGCAGAGTtctggttttggacctggtgtTGTTCTGGTTCTAACTTCATTTTAAACCTGCTTAGGGcctgtttttgtatgttttttattttttgttgtttttttcctgttttttttcttggtatTAGAATGTTTATGGAGCTGATTTTGGATTTCTTCTGGGTTGATTATTGGACCTGCTGCTGGACTTGTTTTAGACTTGATCACTTTTACTGGTGTTAAACTGGTTTTAACTTCATTTTACACCTGCTTTAGACTTCGCTTTGGACTGATTTTGGTTTTAAGTTctagattgattttttttttggactttcAGTTTTTCTGACGTATTTAGAGTTCAACACCGGGTccaaaaacaaatccacagcCAATGAACGAACCAAGTCCAAGACCAGTTAAAGAGCAGTAAAAACTGTCCAAAGCCAGTCTaa containing:
- the LOC110968979 gene encoding ubiquitin-conjugating enzyme E2 2-like; the encoded protein is MALKRISKELTDLSRDPPAQCSAGPVGEDMFHWQATIMGPPDSPYQGGVFFLTIHFPTDYPFKPPKVAFTTRIYHPNINSNGSICLDILRSQWSPALTISKVLLSICSLLCDPNPDDPLVPEIARIYKTDPVRYNKTAQDWTQKYAM